A region from the Malus domestica chromosome 07, GDT2T_hap1 genome encodes:
- the LOC103420697 gene encoding myb-related protein 308-like (The RefSeq protein has 2 substitutions, 1 non-frameshifting indel compared to this genomic sequence), giving the protein MGRAPCCSKVGLHRGPWTPREDTLLTKYIEAHGEGHWRSLPKKAGLLRCGKSCRLRWMNYLRPDIKRGNITPDEDDLIIRLHSLLGNRWSLIAGRLPGRTDNEIKNYWNTHLSKRLRNEGTDPNTHKKLSEPIARENKRRKNQRSKSNNNKKEMVMTKDKNNKTAQHVEPQKPKVHLPKPTRFTSFLSLPRNDSFTSSTTVTTGSSSQDLNGGGGRGGGGFGVNNWGNNGGLVFCVGDEDQDHDPINSSADGGDDHTLENLYEEYLQALLKIDHHHDHQNQLELESFAESLLI; this is encoded by the exons ATGGGAAGGGCTCCTTGTTGTTCCAAGGTTGGTTTGCATAGAGGTCCATGGACTCCTAGAGAAGACACATTACTCACCAAGTATATTGAAGCTCATGGTGAAGGCCATTGGAGATCCTTGCCAAAAAAAGCTG GCCTCCTCAGGTGTGGGAAGAGTTGCAGGctaaggtggatgaactatctaAGACCAGACATAAAGAGAGGCAACATAACCCCCGATGAAGATGACCTAATTATCAGACTACATTCACTTCTTGGCAACCGTTGGTCTCTCATCGCCGGTAGGCTTCCGGGTCGAACCGATAATGAGATCAAGAACTACTGGAACACCCATCTTAGCAAAAGACTCAGAAACGAAGGCACCGACCCAAACACCCACAAAAAATTATCTGAGCCGATAGCCAGGgaaaataaaaggagaaagaacCAAAGAAGCAAGAGCAACAACAATAAGAAGGAGATGGTGATGACGAAAGACAAGAACAATAAAACTGCCCAACATGTGGAGCCACAAAAGCCTAAGGTTCATCTCCCAAAACCTACTAGGTTTACTTCCTTTTTATCCCTACCAAGAAATGACAGTTTTACTAGTAGTACTACAGTTACTACTGGGTCTTCAAGCCAAGACTTAAACGGAGGGGGggggagaggaggaggaggaggaggttttGGTGTTAATACTTGGTGTAATAATGGTGGGCTTGTGTTTTGTGTTGGTGATGAAGATCAAGATCATGATCCTATTAATTCTTCAGCTGATGGCGGTGATGATCATACGCTTGAAAATCTATATGAAGAATATCTACAGGCGCTTCTGAAGATAGACCATCATCATGATCATCAAAATCAACTTGAATTAGAGTCATTTGCCGAGTCACTgttaatctga